The following proteins are encoded in a genomic region of Thermococcus pacificus:
- a CDS encoding MBL fold metallo-hydrolase, which yields MRIIWYGHSCFWIETKGVRLLIDPYPEVDDDRIGEVDYILLTHEHVDHYGKVELLSRLRDATVIGPPTVYMMAISDGVTKAREIREGQTIELENGVKVTAFYMEHPSSQYPLGYLIEGDKRLFHAGDTYSTPNLQKLRGKVDVLLVPISGRSTANEREAAQIVEDIRPRVVIPMHYGVYSDGDPEKLREELQKRRIWALVKPLELYEELTL from the coding sequence ATGAGGATTATCTGGTATGGACACTCGTGCTTCTGGATCGAGACCAAGGGCGTGAGGCTGCTCATTGACCCGTATCCGGAGGTTGACGACGACAGGATAGGCGAGGTAGACTATATACTGCTAACCCACGAGCATGTGGACCACTACGGCAAGGTGGAGCTTCTCTCCCGCCTCAGAGATGCCACCGTGATAGGCCCGCCGACGGTATACATGATGGCGATAAGCGACGGTGTCACGAAGGCCAGGGAGATACGCGAGGGACAGACAATAGAGCTTGAGAACGGGGTCAAGGTCACCGCATTCTACATGGAGCACCCCTCTAGCCAGTACCCCCTCGGCTACCTCATAGAGGGCGACAAGAGGCTCTTCCACGCGGGAGACACTTACTCCACACCAAACCTCCAGAAGCTCCGCGGAAAGGTTGACGTCCTGCTCGTGCCGATAAGCGGCCGCTCGACGGCAAACGAGCGCGAGGCGGCGCAAATAGTCGAGGATATAAGGCCCCGCGTGGTCATCCCGATGCACTATGGAGTCTACAGTGACGGGGATCCCGAGAAGCTCCGTGAGGAACTTCAGAAGAGGCGCATCTGGGCCCTCGTCAAACCCCTGGAACTCTACGAGGAGCTGACCCTTTAG